The segment CCGTCGTCTGCCGCCCGCGGCGCGCGAGGTGCCCAACCCGCTGCCATCGCAGTCCCGTCCGATGGTGGCCCTGGCCGGCGCCGTGACGCTCGCCGCGATCGTAACTTTGGCAGCCACCGGCGTGCTCGCCGCTGACCGGCTCGCCTCGATCGTGGTGGTCGTCAGTGTGGCGGCGGCGATCTGCTACTTCGTGGTCATCCTGACCAGTCGCCGGATTTCCACGGTGGAGCGGCGCCGGGTGCTCGCGTTCATCCCGCTGTTCCTCGCCAGCGCCGCTTTCTGGTCTCTGTACCAACAGCAGTTCACGGTCGTGACGATCTACTCCGATCAGCGTCTCGACCGCACCCTGTTCGGCTGGGAGATGCCGGTGTCGTGGGTGCAGTCCATCAACCCGGTCTTCATCATCGTGCTGTCCGGCGTGTTCGCCGGCCTGTGGACCCGGCTCGGCGACCGTCAGCCGACCACCCCGATCAAGTTCGCCGCCGGAACCGTCATCATGGGCGTAGCTTTCCTGCTGTTCCTGCCGTTGGCCGGCGGCGGCCCCAACAGCGCGCCGCTGCTCGCGCTCGCCGGAATCCTGCTCGTGTTCACCGTTGCCGAACTGCTGCTCTCACCGGTCGGGCTCTCGGTGTCGACCAAACTGGCGCCGCGCGTCTTCCACACCCAGATGGTCGCCCTGTTCTTCCTGTCGGTTGCGCTCGGAACCGCACTGTCGGGAACTCTCGCCGGCTACTACAGCGCCGATGATGAGATCGCCTACTTCGGTGTTCTCGGCACGATAGCCATCGTGCTCGGGCTGGCTCTGGCCGCCGCCGCCAAACCCATCAGCCGCCTCATGAGCGGCGTCCGGTGACAGTGAGCCGTTTGATCCCCGACACCGCGGGCATCCAGCATCAACGATTGATGTGGAGGGTGGACGCGAATGCGTCACGAGACGGAGAAGCAACGATGGGAGCGTAACTTCGCCGACCTGCTGCAGGAACTGCGGGTAGCGCAGACCGGTGTGCAGATTCTGTTCGCGTTCCTGCTGACGTTGCCGTTCACTGCCCAGTTCGAGCAGACAACCGAGGTGCAGCGCGGTATTTATGTGGTGGCCCTACTGGCTGCGGCTTTCGCCACCGGGGCGATCATCTCCCCGGTGGCGTT is part of the Actinoplanes sp. NBC_00393 genome and harbors:
- a CDS encoding peptide MFS transporter, with the protein product MDADTTEAERDRSFFGQPRPLATLFGVELWERFSFYGMQGILLIYLYYSAADGGLGIQESTATSIVGAYGGAVYLSTILGAWTADRLLGPERVLFFSAVLVMCGHIGLAILPGLLGVTIGLILIAVGSGGVKANATSLVGTLYGEHDERRDAGFSLFYLGINLGALAGPLLTGLLQKNVGFHFGFGLAAIGMAIGLVQYTFGRRRLPPAAREVPNPLPSQSRPMVALAGAVTLAAIVTLAATGVLAADRLASIVVVVSVAAAICYFVVILTSRRISTVERRRVLAFIPLFLASAAFWSLYQQQFTVVTIYSDQRLDRTLFGWEMPVSWVQSINPVFIIVLSGVFAGLWTRLGDRQPTTPIKFAAGTVIMGVAFLLFLPLAGGGPNSAPLLALAGILLVFTVAELLLSPVGLSVSTKLAPRVFHTQMVALFFLSVALGTALSGTLAGYYSADDEIAYFGVLGTIAIVLGLALAAAAKPISRLMSGVR